From Gemmatimonadota bacterium, a single genomic window includes:
- a CDS encoding iron-containing alcohol dehydrogenase, whose protein sequence is MPAVQRRHQGSYLTVNDPVQINIPSIIFNGAGAFDEAAPQAARAGLKNVLVVSDPNLVEQGLPARMVDRCRQAGIGACVYGDVTPEPTDVNVEEGLALLNENGCDGVIAVGGGSSIDAGKAIAVMAANDGPLSAYAGYHRTPRPGMPLFAVPTTAGTGSEMTRVTVITDTRRNVKMMILDAYLLPAAAFVDYTLTLTMPRSLTANVGVDTLTHGIEAYVSRKNGTITDALALSCVDLVGRHLVRAWKHPGDHEARSGMMEAASLGGMAFANSSVCLVHGMSRPLGAVFHLPHGLSNSVLLPAVTRFSAPAAPERYAVLARKLGWAQEEDDTSAACELLIDGLQKLNDTVEIPGLRDCGISKEALAGALDKMADDALASGSPQNNPRVPTADEIKSLYLEAY, encoded by the coding sequence ATTCCGGCAGTACAGCGCCGTCATCAAGGGAGTTACCTGACGGTGAACGATCCCGTGCAGATCAATATCCCTTCCATCATCTTCAATGGTGCGGGCGCATTCGACGAAGCGGCCCCCCAGGCCGCACGCGCCGGACTGAAAAACGTGCTGGTGGTCTCCGATCCCAACCTCGTCGAACAGGGCTTGCCCGCCCGCATGGTGGACCGGTGCCGCCAGGCGGGCATAGGAGCCTGTGTCTACGGCGACGTGACCCCCGAGCCCACGGACGTGAACGTCGAGGAAGGGCTTGCCCTGCTCAACGAAAACGGCTGCGACGGCGTCATCGCGGTCGGCGGCGGCAGCAGCATCGACGCGGGGAAAGCCATCGCGGTCATGGCCGCCAACGACGGACCCCTGTCCGCATACGCGGGCTATCACCGGACTCCTCGACCCGGCATGCCGCTGTTCGCCGTTCCCACGACGGCCGGAACGGGCAGCGAAATGACCCGGGTGACGGTCATCACGGACACGCGGCGCAACGTGAAGATGATGATCCTGGATGCCTATCTGCTGCCCGCGGCGGCCTTCGTCGACTATACGCTGACCCTGACCATGCCCCGTTCGCTGACGGCCAACGTCGGCGTGGACACGCTGACCCACGGCATCGAAGCCTATGTATCACGCAAGAACGGCACCATAACGGACGCGCTCGCCCTTTCCTGCGTCGACCTCGTCGGCAGGCACCTGGTGCGTGCCTGGAAGCATCCCGGCGACCACGAGGCCCGCAGCGGAATGATGGAAGCCGCCTCCCTGGGCGGCATGGCCTTCGCCAACAGCTCCGTCTGCCTCGTACACGGCATGAGCAGGCCCCTCGGCGCGGTCTTCCATCTGCCCCACGGCCTCAGTAATTCCGTGCTGCTGCCGGCCGTCACCCGGTTCAGTGCACCGGCGGCGCCTGAGCGGTACGCGGTACTGGCCCGGAAGCTCGGCTGGGCGCAAGAGGAGGATGATACGTCCGCCGCCTGTGAACTGCTCATCGATGGTCTGCAGAAACTCAACGACACCGTCGAAATACCCGGACTGAGGGACTGCGGAATCTCCAAAGAGGCCCTGGCCGGCGCACTGGACAAGATGGCTGACGACGCCCTCGCTTCGGGGAGCCCGCAGAACAATCCGCGCGTGCCCACGGCCGACGAAATCAAATCGCTTTACCTGGAAGCCTACTGA